A stretch of DNA from Danio rerio strain Tuebingen ecotype United States chromosome 10, GRCz12tu, whole genome shotgun sequence:
ggatcaaaacatgacctctccggacagaaattttaaaaagcTGGACCAATCATTCGCTTTTTCAAATGtctaatcttgtttaatcccgccccttttcgcagcgcagtaggacagaatttcgcacgcacAATCTCTAGTGTGGTTGTGGcattactaggctttctagaaatatCCATGCAGGTGtgctgaagcaagttggagctaaaatctgcaggacactggccctccaagaccgagtttgggcaccccttgtGTATGGGGAGTAGATTAGTATAAATGTATTTGGAATTCGAATAGTATTTTATTTCTGtaactattttttattgttttacattatgcaAGAACGAACATTTACAAAGGTTTAATATgaacaaagagacaaaaatggtttcataaataaaattccaGCAAATTCAAGTTTGAATGAAGAAAGAGGTTTACATGCAATGTAATTATTAGAGTCTTTTAAGGATATAAATCAAAATCCTTTCAGAAAATAAAAAGAGTTTCTTTGAAATCATACGTTAATGGATGTAAAATTTTATCCTGAAAAAGCAATAAATTAACAATGTAGGATTTAAGTTCAGAGAACATTAAAATAGTTATTTCTGTAACTACAGTTGAAATCATAATTATTAAAACccccttttattattattctttttaaataattcccaaatgatgtttacagtgtgtctgataatattttaagtcttgtgttttatttaggctagaataaaagcagtttttaatgttttaaaatctattttaaagtaacaattattagcccctttaagctattatcgatagtctacagaacaaaccatgaataacttgcctaattaccctaacctgcctagttaacctaattaacctagttaagcctttaaatgtcactttaagctgtatagaagtgtcttgataaatatctaatcaaatattatttactgtcatcatggcgaagataaaataaatcagttataagaaatgagttattataatgttgagaaatgtgttgaaaaaaatctcagttaaacagaaattggggaaaatgaTTAACgtgggcaaataattcagggggtttaataattctgacttcaacggtatatcttaataattaaatgatatttaacataaatatacatttgaccacccctttaatgatTCATACCGTTGTGATCGCATGTTTGCGCCAAAACTATTAATTAAGCGGCAAATCTAGAGCAAGTgttcacaaaacatgtttcttgtaAAAATAGGGGTTTGTATTGCAGGTGTCCTATTAAACTTGATGCAtagttggtattttattttatcttattttttatatttcccagataatgtttaacagcaaggaaattttcacagtatgtctgatgatattttttttcttctggagaaagtcttgcttCATTttggcgagaataaaagcagtttttaatttttaaaaaacattatgagGTCAAAATGAGCCCcattaagctttatatttttcgatagtctacagaacaaaccatatacAATAACTTAATAGGTGCAGGAATGTAAACCCGTCACGTAAaccttgttattaaactatttcatatctGTAACAAGTGGCAATTCAGCCAAAACTTAATGTTGAAACAGTTATCATAACatcatttatcaatatgtggctctttttggattctcggaagctatggaaattaaaaatgtaaaacaggaaatacgttgggaccactgtttttgtttacatccctcaaaatggtctattgaTAATCACAAATGTCATTGAGAACCACTCAAAATCCGGCAAAACACCGAAAACAAaagctttattaataaattagatgttatTGAATTAAATAGATAGCCTAACTTTCGTTCACTGAGACATGTTACCGAACAAAACCGAAAAACTTGACACCCCCAATCGTCAATGTACAATTCGCATTCTGGATTTATTGGCCAGAGAAACACTGAAAGCTGAAGTTTAATCTGATTTACTCCGTTTTCATCATGTTTGTTCCCGATATTAGCACTAGATGGCACTGTTTCGCTTTGTCAAAGATATCGACATGGAGACCAGTGATCTACAAACGCCTTATGAAGATTCTCCATTTAAATGTcttattattagtttaatttcTTCACTTATACCTATTAATAAGCGCCCACTTATCCTATATTCAACCATAACACCCCTTTTAGTTGTCTAATGGTTGTACCGTTGCATAGTTCTTGGTAAAAGCAATAGTATAATGTTTTCTTATTTCTACAATTTTATAATGACtcttcgtttaaaaaaaaaaaaaaaaaaaagcttttgttgCAATGATAAATAATTTGACCCATGCTGCAGCAACGAGGTCTAAAAATACACCACAATCACCGGTTACTTACAGGAAATTAACCCCGAAGACACATTCATTATCTCTGGCTGCCATTCGTCACAGCTTGAAAATGAAGCCTGTTTCATGCATCTGCTAATTTACTAATTAACTGCTGCAGATTTGCTACAGTAGCTGTGTTTAAAGGAGTATAGCTGGGAGATTTGGAATGGCTGAAAATTCTCATTGAAACGTTTACAATTGGTCTGTTTCAGCATATTTCATCAAATATATGACGTGTGAATAAGAGGCCACATGTTTTACATGCACAATAAATACAGATGCTTTTCTTAGATGACATATTGTGTGCGTTTTACATTGTTTCATTGTACGGAACAAATAATCTTAGGcatctatttatatttatctagCCTACTATTTAaataaagagttttgataattagTAGTCTACAACCTTTTAAGAAAACAATCTACATTTTCTTTCCTCTAAAAAAATATTCTATTATTAAAGATTAAGCCACTGTGTCTTGTTTTATTATGTATCTGTTTATATTGCGTATTAATACGTTATATAGATCTCTTTTAGACTCCCTTAAGCGAATGCCCGCCTCTTGTGCGTCAGACCCCGCCCTGGAGCTCGAAACCCCGCCCCCTGCGCATGTGTGCCTGTGTCGGCATTGGTGAGAAATCAGCGCTGGAACAGATGAGGGAATGTCAAACTTGTTGCCGATGCCTGCGGCTCAACACATCTAACACAAAAATAAACGGGAAAACCGTCCAGGATTCAGAACTATTTGATGGAACAGTGCGGATAATATTATAGAAAATTACTATTCGTTTTGGTATTTGATACAATTCATGCTGTGACAACAAAAGGGATCCTGGGCTCTCCAGTTTATACCAGCGCGCGCGCACCCACAGCAGCGTATTGAGTCTCCTCACAGGACTGAACGCTTGCGCGAAGTTCTCCTCGTAAGGCCGCCGATTTAATGCACTTATTCgtgtgttttctgtttttgaatTCATCTAAGTGTGCGTGAATGTTTTATTAGTATTGAATAAAAGAATCAGTCGGGATCGCTCGCATTGCTATGGAGATATGAACATGGGACATGTGCTCCCCGAGCTGGTTTGCGCTCTTCTGGATTTGTGTTGAACGACTTGGGGACTTTACGCATCGAATAATGATGTAAACGAggattttgttttaaagatgtGCGTTTTTCAGGACCGTCGCTATAAGGATATACAAAGAGGAGTTCGCGTTTTTACGCTTGCGCTGGAATTAAGGTACTTCCGATTGTTATCTGATCTTTTACTTTTGCatctaatatttattaaaatgcatatGCATGTAAAATtaattgtaacatttgtaattgtGAATTATTGTgcttttttgaaattatttttgtctaagtgtgtgtgtgtgtgtgtgtttaaattgcCTCCAACATGAGACCCAGAgacacaaaagaaagaaatgtacatacatatatatgtgtgtgaataaataaatatataaatatatatttatatttatatatatatatatatatatatatatatatatatatatatatatatatatagtttgaaaGTTAATAAAGGAGAATTGTTTGACTTTAGTTttaattgtactttatttttcttttttgcagtgAGAAACAAATAAAAGGAATTTAATCCCAGTGCACTGAAAATGAACTCTAATTATAACAGTGCTGGATTCCATATGAAAGGGCCGTCGGTAGCTGTGGAGCCAATGATGGGTCCCCTAAATGAATCCCCTATGCAGGGACTCAACTTTGTCTCGAATAGAGATCAGTATGGGTTCCAGACTCATGGCCACGGGGATATGCTCGGTATGGGAGTTCAGCCACAACATCAGCTCCACATGCAAGGACCATTCAACCATCAACCTCCTAACCACGACCAGCATTCACATCTGTACCAGGACAGCGTTCCCTCTTGCCTGCACGGCGACAGGCACATGGGTTTCAGCAGCACCAACGCGGGCCACCCGCATATGTTTGAGGGGGGATTCAGTCAGCAGCTCGCAGAGCCCCAGTCGCGAGAATGCATCTCGCAGCAGCAACAACAGAGAATGGCTGCGATGCCTGAGTTTCAGCCGCACGGCCATCCGAACGGCAATCATGCTGTTCCAGCACCATGTCTTCCTCTAGACCAGTCACCAAACCGTGCTGCTTCGTTCCACGGCTTGCCATCTTCATCGCCTGAAACCCATAGACTTGAACACTACAGGCTTTTCCCACAGGGCAGAATGGGGGGATCAGAGCACTGTTTTCCCTGTGATCCTCTGACTGGGAATTTTGACATGACAGGATTCTCCACCGCGGACTCTTCCGAGCACAAACTGCCCTATTGTGAAACAGGGAACCAAGTAGTCGGGGGTAATTTTTCTACTTGTAATCGAAGTGGTTCCCGAGGGCCCATGATGGGCAGCTCAAAAGTTGACCAGCAGCTACCTCAGCAAAATGTGTTTTCTGACCGATTTGGAAATAGGGGCAAAATGGATCCGGGGGTTAATACGAGGCACCACCTCATGGCACAGCAAAGACCAGGACCTGTTGTCAGGCAGAACCCTGGTTCCCCTGCCCTCCCTCGATTTTATCACACTCCAGACTTTGTAGCAAACAATACAGATGTTCAAGGCGGTGGCCCAATGGTGCACGTTCAGCACGGCCACCTGGATCGGCCCATACATAGACTGAACAACCATAACATGCACCCTTTCGGGGAGCCGGTGTTCGATGTCCCCCAACTAGCCCCTCAGCCCCCACATCACCTCAGCTCACTACCCTATTTGAACATGGCTAAAAGGCCACGGTTTGATCTCCCGAATGGCTCCGCTGGAGAAAGCTGCAGCCCCCTAAGCCACAGCTTACATAATCGGCCCAGTCTTGAGAACCACCTCTCCCCCTCGGCATTCCCCTCTCCCATGGGGGACTTTACATCTCATGTGACGGATGGGTTTCCATCCGGCCCCCTACCCTTGAGCTCTGGcccacagcagcagcagcagcagcagcagcggcgACAGAATGCAGCAATGATGATCAAACAAATGGCATCCAGGAGCCAACAACAGAGAATGAGGCAACCTGATCTGCAGCAGTTAAATCTCCACGGAGATGTCACTTCAAATGGCATGGTCTGTCGAGGGCCTCTGGGCAGTGTGTCTCAGTCCAATTTTGAGAAGAAGCATAATTTTCACGGAAACTTTGACAGCCCCCACCTACCTCAAGAAAACTCATGGTTTCCTGAGCCACAGCAGCACTGTagagaaacaaacacacatgccttGGAGCAGGCAGAAAATGGACACAACATTATTTTTAGACCAAGCGTCACAAGCATGGACATGCAGTCTTTGAATTCTCCTGGAGCACATCATCCGTTCGAAAATAATGTCAGCAATCCTCTGCAGATGCAGTCTCCCGATGAGAGCAACATGCAGTCGGGCGCACCCACAGACAGGAGGCCGGCTGAATTCGGAGGGATGGTGATGAGGAGGCAGCACAGCTTCCCTCCTGGAGGGCCAAGTCAACAGGGAGCCCCCCAGAGCAATCCTCCAGGATTTAGCTCCTCTCCAGGGAACTATCCCGCCCATCCTGAGTACCTCTCCAGCCAGCACCTGTCAGTCAATAAGCTTGGGGCCCTCTCTTTGGGGAATTTGAACAAAGCCAGTACAAAAGACAGTGTGTTTGGCCAAAGCTGTCTGGCAGCTCTTTCCACTGCCTGCCAAAATATGATCGCCAGCCTTGGGGCCCCGAACCTCAATGTGACTTTTAATAAGAAAAGTCAAAACGAGGCCAAACGCAAAGCAGGTCAGGTTGAGCAGGACATAAATAGCAGTGGCAGTAGCGGCCCAGGGGCAGAGTATTTCCAGAGCAATGCTTCTCAGAATAGTCAAACGCCTTGCTCTGGGAATAACAACAATACGATGGTGGGTCAAAGTGGTACGGGCCAGATGGTGAAAAGGGAAGCGAGCACCCTTTCCCCAAATGACAGCATGGAGTCTGGATGTGAGGGGAAAATGGCAACAGGCAACGGTAAAGGGAGGGGGAAGAAGAGACGAGACAGCGGGCACATCAGTCCTGGAAACTTCTCACCTCCTAGTGGCGGTAACCCCGTCGTGAGCCCAGGTCAGCAGGGCTCCAATTTGAGCATGGGCATGGAGAGTCGAGGTAAGACCCCAGAGAGGACTCTAGTCTCCCCTTCTTTCGGTAAGCCGGACCTCGCCACCTCTATGGACAGCGGAATTCAAAGCGTGGGCAAGTCGGACGGCGTTTCGCCATGCATGGATTATTTAGACGATGCCAGCCCTAACTACAGCACCGAGGATCCAAGGCCCTGCAGAGCTGGTGTAAAGTGTAACTCGGAAAACAGGGCCAGCTATGCTGATGCTTCATGCATGGAACAGGTGCGAACGCCATTGAGCAACACAGGGCAGGATGAGGTTCATCCTCTGGAGATTTTGCAAGCTCAGATCCAGCTGCAAAGACAGCAGTTCAGCATCTCGGAGGACCAACCCATGGGAGGGAAAACAAGCAAAAAGGCTGACTGCCAGGCCAGTCTAAACGGAGAATGCACCCTGGCCAACTCTAGCCCGGTTACAGGCAAGAGCTCTGTGAATACCATTGACCTTGACTCTCTTATGACAGAGCAGCATGCCACCTGGTATGTCCCTGGCAATAAGGCTCTGATAGAGGACCCCAGTAACGACAAGTGCCTGGGATACTGGGAGCGAGCACGGGGCCAGAGTGACAACAAAGAAGGTAAACTTCATTGACTTGCAGTGAGAGCATGATGAATTGCTGTTTTTATGGACTGTTGAGTTTACTTTGATGGCTTAATGGTTGAATAATGAACAACCCAAGGTAGCTTAACCTCAGGCGCAGGGACCCATTTACAACTAATCTGTCACCCAGAAGTGAGCTTTAATTAGCACTCTTTAAAACACTCCGTCTCGAGCTGACAGAAAACAggatgcaaaataataattaacccACTGAAAACAGAGAAATTTTGTTTGGCTCTGCAGTTTGCAGCATAATAAATcattttctttattgttatttaaacGTTTAAACTGATTTGTTTTTAGCCTTAAATTTGATAATTCCGTGCGTGTCTCTTAAATTTTTAACACTAGCAAAAAAGGCAtattttagctttgtttttatttatttttttaataattgcagTGATAAACACTATAAGTAGTAGGAGCATCTCTCATAATATTTCGTATTTTACACAACACATATAAAGGACTACAATTTCCCTAAAAACTCTACTTTTTAGGGATTAAATATTATGTAAACTGAATATTTTGCTTCTATTTTAATTGCACTCGTGATTAAGTTTTATCTGACGCCAACAGGATCTGTAGTTAAGATTTTAATGAGATTTAAGTACGTTCAGATCTGAACTACATGCTAGATTAAacctaaatatacagttgaagtcagaattattagcccccctgaattatcagaccgcttgtttatttttttccccaatttctgttgaacagagagcagattttttttcaacacatttctaaacataatagttttaataacacatttctgataactgatttatttgatctttgccatgatgacaatacataatatttgactattttcaagacacttctatacagcttaaagtcacatttaaaggcttaactaggcaggttagggtaattaggcaaggtattgttcaacagtagtttgttctgtagacagtcgagaaaaaatatagcccaaaggggctaataattttgtccctaaaatggtgtttaaaaaaggtaaaactgCTTTGactttagccgaaataaaacaaataagactttttccagaagaaaaaatattatcagacatcatgtgaaaatttccttgctctgttaaacataatttgggaaatatttaaaaaagaagaaaaaaaaatcatagggggctaataattctgacttcaactgtatataaaaataaaaatattcacttTTAAATAGACAAGCAGTTGTGTTCTAAAAAAACCGAATGCTATTGTGTGTCTGCAGTGGTTAATATTTCCCTTGCGTTTTCACCCCAGGCTTTCTTATCAAATTATTTACTGGCAACTTTTGCTAGGACTGTTCACATATAttgtcaataatataaaatataggtCAAGATTATCGTAGGTCACACAGCTCCAGTTCCTTGAATTCCCTATTGGATACACACAGGTCTCACTGCATTATTTTGGAAACACTATTTTGTCTAAGGACGTTAGTGAGCCAAGTTTGCAATTAATTTCACTTTAGGCATGATAGAGCTCGCAGTGACATTATTAACCCATGAGGCCTGATAACAGGGCTGCGTGAGGGTTAAATGAACACATCAGACATGTGGCCAAAATTCAGAAACTTCTTTCAGGTCACTTCTTGAGTGTTTCCCACTGTCCTGTGATTGTGCGCCTTCTGGTATGCCATGTGGCAGCATATTCATGTTTGATTTTCATGATagtcagaataatttttttttattatttttttatttgtgacagGAATATCTCAAGGACAAGTAACTTAAATTTCCCAAAACTTTGAAACCTCTAGTTAGCATTGCATTCCCATATATCGGTTAATAAATAAATCGTTTTTTGCCTTAATCTGCGTCAGatcccttattattattattattattagcatcatcatcatcattattattattattattattattattattattattattattaaggttattattattattattatcattattaataataataatattattattacgattattattattattattattattattattatcattattaataataataataataataataataataatattaagattattattattattatcattattaatattattattattattattattattagcatcatcatcatcatcattattattattattattattactattaagattattattattattattaaggttattattattattatcattattaatattattattattattaatattattattattattattattattttgcattacatttATTCTCAAAAgcagttgctttatttttgtaaacactggatttttaaagagaaaaaaatagttgtgTTTTATTTGACTTCATTTTACTATAGCTACATTTTTAGCTATATTTAATTATCTGTATGCAAAATTTTACATAtataatgtttgtatatataattttattttccaTTGAGTTGCTAAAATTAAATAGTTTGTGTTTATAGTATTAAtatttatagtataatatatgtgtgtatatatatatatatatatatatatatatatatatatatatatatatatatatatatatatttatatttatatttgtgtgtgtgtgtgtgtgtgtatatacatataatgctataaatattaatattatacctatatatatgtatgtatatataatatttgtgtgtgtatgtatatatgtgtgtgtgtgtgtgtgtgtgtgtgtgtgtgtatatatatatatatatatatatatatatatatatatatatatatatatatatatatatatatatatatttataattttagcaACTCAATGGAAAATATTTGACTTTATTCAACTTTTTTAACATGCGTATCGATTGAATGTAAAACAGATGTAAGCTGCGGCCTGTTATCAGAATGCAATCTGATCAGAAACTCCTAGCTACCTCAAACTCTAgcgttttcttcttcttcttctttttcttttcctctcgCTGTTTTGCCTAATAAATGGAGAAGGTTGTCAGATGCAATTTTTCAGACGGGGCTGTCGGATATTCTGACAGCTTTGTGGCTCTGAGAATAAACACTAAAGGCCAGAACAGACAGAAAACAAAGGAGAAGATGCAATGGTCTCATGGGAAAACGGCTCAAAACAACACTCTGAGAACACAGGTATAGGGATGCGTTTTTGTGTGGAAGGGATGCGAGGAGAAAATAGGGCTTGATATCTATGTGGAAAATATCAGCAAACAGTGTACACTCCAAACGCTGTGTAACTTGCGGATCCTTTACTGAAATGAGCTTCCGTGTCTTTGAACGTGTCAGAAAGCAAGATTTGTCAGTGGCTCTATAAATACAAACTTGTAAACCGTGTACTCTGTGTGCAAGTTCCGCGTCCTAAAATAACCATCCATACCTTTGAACATTTATCAAGAATAATTATAATTGTGGTCATCGTCTGCGTGCAATTTTATAGAAAGATTTGGTCAACTGTGCTGCTAATTTCTCTGATGAATTGCAATTTGAGCGTTGCCTGCGCAGATACGCACACCTTTATACGGGAGTGCTTGTTTGGCAGGCAGAATTAATTAGCGTTTTCTTGTGTCCGTGTGATACACTGCATTTTTCCGCGAGGAATGTCAGGGTGGAAatggaaaggaaaaaaagaaacagcATGATCTTGTCTTGGCATGTATTAAATTCCGCTTTCACGTTTTGTCATGGGACAGGCCTGTGTTGTCAGAGAATCATCGCTTTGATTCATGCATCACCTCTCCAAGCTAAACATTAAGAAGCAGTTACACCCAAACATGTAGATTCCGTCATTGTTACCAGAGAAGCATAGCGGAGATGTTATGCAGAATGTCCAAGCTGCTCTATTCCATAAACAGAAATGAAGAATAAATTCTGCCGTAAAAagatcaaatttgcttaaaagaTTCATCTGTCACCTTTCTAAGCTAAACGTTAAGAAGCAGTTACACCCAAACATGTAGATTTCGTCATTGTTACCAGAGAAGCATAGCGGAGAGATTTTGCAGAATGTCCAAGCTGCTCTATTACATAAACAGAAATGGAGGTGAAATCCATACTGCTGTAAAAAGATCTAATTCGCTTAAAAGATTCATCTGTCACCTCTCCAAGCTAAACATTAAGAAGCAGTTACACCCAAACATCTAGATTTCGTCATTGTTACCAGAAGAGCAAAATAAAGATATTATGCAGAATGTCCAAGCTGCTCTATTCCATAAACAGAAATGGAGGTTAAATTCTGCCTTAAAAAAGATCAAATTCGCACAAAAGATTCATCTGTCACCTCTCCAAACTAAAAACATTAGGAAGCAGTTACACCCAAACATGTAGATTTCGTCATTGTTACCAGAGAAGCATAGCGAAGAGATTTTGCAGAATGTCCAAGCTGCTCTATTCCATAAACAGAAATGGAGGTTAAATTCTGCCTTAAAAAAGATCAAATTCGCACAAAAGATTCATCTGTCACCTCTCCAAACTAAAAACATTAGGAAGCAGTTACACCCAAACATGTAGATTTCGTCATTGTTACCAGAGAAGCATAGCGAAGAGATTTTGCAGAATGTCCAAGCTGCTCTATTCCATAAACAGAAATAGAGGTGAAATTTATACTGCGGTAAAAAGATATAAGTCGATTAAAAGATTCATGCGTCACCTCTCCAAGCTAAACATTAAGAAGCAGTTACACCCAAACATGTAAATTCGTCATTGTT
This window harbors:
- the mn1a gene encoding transcriptional activator MN1, which codes for MNSNYNSAGFHMKGPSVAVEPMMGPLNESPMQGLNFVSNRDQYGFQTHGHGDMLGMGVQPQHQLHMQGPFNHQPPNHDQHSHLYQDSVPSCLHGDRHMGFSSTNAGHPHMFEGGFSQQLAEPQSRECISQQQQQRMAAMPEFQPHGHPNGNHAVPAPCLPLDQSPNRAASFHGLPSSSPETHRLEHYRLFPQGRMGGSEHCFPCDPLTGNFDMTGFSTADSSEHKLPYCETGNQVVGGNFSTCNRSGSRGPMMGSSKVDQQLPQQNVFSDRFGNRGKMDPGVNTRHHLMAQQRPGPVVRQNPGSPALPRFYHTPDFVANNTDVQGGGPMVHVQHGHLDRPIHRLNNHNMHPFGEPVFDVPQLAPQPPHHLSSLPYLNMAKRPRFDLPNGSAGESCSPLSHSLHNRPSLENHLSPSAFPSPMGDFTSHVTDGFPSGPLPLSSGPQQQQQQQQRRQNAAMMIKQMASRSQQQRMRQPDLQQLNLHGDVTSNGMVCRGPLGSVSQSNFEKKHNFHGNFDSPHLPQENSWFPEPQQHCRETNTHALEQAENGHNIIFRPSVTSMDMQSLNSPGAHHPFENNVSNPLQMQSPDESNMQSGAPTDRRPAEFGGMVMRRQHSFPPGGPSQQGAPQSNPPGFSSSPGNYPAHPEYLSSQHLSVNKLGALSLGNLNKASTKDSVFGQSCLAALSTACQNMIASLGAPNLNVTFNKKSQNEAKRKAGQVEQDINSSGSSGPGAEYFQSNASQNSQTPCSGNNNNTMVGQSGTGQMVKREASTLSPNDSMESGCEGKMATGNGKGRGKKRRDSGHISPGNFSPPSGGNPVVSPGQQGSNLSMGMESRGKTPERTLVSPSFGKPDLATSMDSGIQSVGKSDGVSPCMDYLDDASPNYSTEDPRPCRAGVKCNSENRASYADASCMEQVRTPLSNTGQDEVHPLEILQAQIQLQRQQFSISEDQPMGGKTSKKADCQASLNGECTLANSSPVTGKSSVNTIDLDSLMTEQHATWYVPGNKALIEDPSNDKCLGYWERARGQSDNKEGHG